ACAGCGACGCGGCGAAGACCTCTACACCCTCATCTCGGATGAGCGTGTCCAGATTCTCAGTTTGGTATATCTGCGATCGGTAACCGTGTTGTCTTGAACAGGCTCGATCAGTTGACTTCCCGGAAAAAAATTCCGTCAGCTTGGAGCATTCTTCCGTTCCGCATATCGGTGAAGCAGGGCCGCAAGCCTGTTGGGGTGAAACCCAGCGAGGCGGCGATATCCAGGGCCTCGCGTATGAGTGTCCCTCCTTCGTACAAGGGTAGGAAGGAAAGTTCAAGTTGTATTCCGGCACAATAGTTTTGAATTGTTTCACCGCCGCCGGCGAGAACTTCTTTTTCAAACCCTTGGACGTCGATCTTTAGGAACGCGACATCAGACGGCTGTAGGATATCAGCAGCCACTGAATCGAGGCGCCTTACGGGAACTTCTTCGGTGCCAACATAATTGGCCGGAGGATAGGCTTCCTGATGACTCTTGAGCATCGGTAGCACCGAACTACTTTCACCCGCGTTGCCCGCGACGTTGATGGAAATGGTTCCGTCGGAATCGCCCAGTGCGCTGCGATGGCATTCCCATCGCGGATCGGTTGACGCCCTGCGCTCCAAGATGGCGTAAGGCCCAGATAGCGGTTCGAACGAGACAATGCGGCCTTGGAAGCCCGCTGCACGCAAATCGCTCGCGTATTGCCCGGAGTTTGCACCAATGTCAAG
The nucleotide sequence above comes from Mycobacterium vicinigordonae. Encoded proteins:
- a CDS encoding FkbM family methyltransferase, whose amino-acid sequence is MKFSHRARNLLRRSGIELSRYRPDWDFERNFMRQLESHRVTVILDIGANSGQYASDLRAAGFQGRIVSFEPLSGPYAILERRASTDPRWECHRSALGDSDGTISINVAGNAGESSSVLPMLKSHQEAYPPANYVGTEEVPVRRLDSVAADILQPSDVAFLKIDVQGFEKEVLAGGGETIQNYCAGIQLELSFLPLYEGGTLIREALDIAASLGFTPTGLRPCFTDMRNGRMLQADGIFFREVN